In Candidatus Eisenbacteria bacterium, the genomic window CCGTCCTAGCCGCGGCTCGTCTGCATCAGAGCCTCCCGCCTCGCGCGTCCGCCCGACGCTCGCATCTGTGATACGGTCAGGCCCGTCCAGAGACCTTGCTTCGCCCGGATCGGACGGCTAACCTGAACCATTTGGGCGCAACGCATCGATCGGAAAGAAGGAGTTGCCTGATGAACCATACCCGCTTGATGACATCCGAGTCTGTCTCCGCGGGACATCCCGACAAGGTCGCCGACCAGATCTCCGACGCCATTCTCGACTCCCTGCTCGAGCAGGACCCCGACTGCAGGGTAGCCTGCGAGTGCCTGGTGACGACGGGCCTCGCGCTGATCTCGGGAGAGATCACGACGACGGGGTATGTCGAGATCCCCAAGATCGTCCGCGACACGATTCACGACATCGGCTACAGCGACCCATCGTACGGCTTCGACTGGGAGACCTGCGCGGTCCTCACCTCGATCGACGAGCAGTCGAAGGACATCGCCCAGGGGGTCGCCCGCGAAGGCGCGGACCGGATGGAGCAGGGCGCCGGCGATCAGGGAATCATGTTCGGCTACGCCTCCAACGAGACGCCGGAGCTGATGCCGTTGCCGATCCTGCTGGCCCACAAGATCTGCGCGCGGCTGGGGGAGTGCAGGTCGAGCGGCCAGATTCCGTTCCTCGGCCCGGACGGGAAGTGCCAGGTCACGATCGAGTACGGCGAGGACGGCCGGCCCATCAGGGTCCACACCGTCGTCCTCTCGGCGCAGCACAAGGAATCGACCCCGATCGACGAGGTCCGCGCGCGCCTGAAGCAGGAGGTCATCCTGCCCGCGCTGCCCGGGAATCTCGCCGATCCCGAGAAGATCATCTTCCACATCAATCCCACCGGGAGATTCGTTCGCGGCGGGCCCTGGGCGGACACCGGCCTGACCGGGCGCAAGATCGTCGTCGACACGTACGGCGGCCTGGCTCCCCACGGGGGAGGGAGCTTCTCGGGGAAAGACCCCTCGAAGGTCGATCGCTCGGCAACCTACGCCGCGCGCTGGGTCGCGAAGAACCTCGTGGCCGCCGGACTCGCCGACCGGCTCCTACTCCAGCTGGCCTATGCCATCGGGGTGGCGAAGCCGGTGTCGATCCATGTGGAGGCCTACGGCACGGAGAAGGTCGCGGTCCCGGTCATTCGCAGGGTCATCGACGAGGTCTTCGACCTGCGGCCGCGAGCGATCATCGATGGGCTCAACCTGCTGCGCCCCATCTACAAGCGGACAGCGACCTACGGTCACTTCGGGCGGGAGAACGAGGGCTTTCCGTGGGAGGAGGCCACTCGCGTGGAAGAGATCCGGCGCGCGGTCTCGAGGATCAAGGAATAGCGACTGGAGGAAGCAAGGATGGCGCTCTGCGACATACGGGACCGGGGACTCGCACCTCACGGGAAGAACAGGATTCTCTGGGCCGACCGGCAGATGCCAGTCCTGGAGAGGATCAGGGAGAGATTCGGGAAGGAGAAGCCGCTCGCGGGGCACACCCTCGCAGCCTGTCTGCACGTGACCGCCGAGACGGCGAATCTCTGCCGGACCCTGAAGGCAGGAGGAGCGCGCGTGCTGGTCTGCGCCTCCAACCCGCTCTCCACCCAGGACGACGTCTCCGCGTCAATGGTTGAGGACTTCGGAATCGAGGTCTTCGCGATCAAGGGGGAGGACCACGAGACCTACTACGCCCACATCCACGCCGTCCTGGATCCGGGTCCGGATCTGACGATGGACGACGGCGCGGATCTGGTCTCAACCCTGCACTCCAAGCGCACCGACCTGGTCGCGAAGGTGATCGGCGGCACGGAGGAGACGACCACCGGCGTCATCCGTCTGCGCAGCATGGAGCGCGACGGCGTTCTCCGGTATCCGATCGTCGCGGTCAACGACGCGAAGACCAAGCACCTCTTCGACAACCGCTACGGGACCGGACAGAGCACGATCGATGGCGTGCTCCGCTGCACCAACATGCTGATGGCGGGCAGCACCGTGGTGGTCGCCGGCTACGGCCAGTGCGGGAGGGGGGTCGCCATGAGGGCCCGCGGGATGGGCGCCAGCATCATCGTCACCGAGGTCGATCCTCTGAGGGCTCTCGAGGCGACCATGGACGGCTATCGCGTCCTCCCCATGGACGCGGCGGCGCCTCTCGGAGACCTCTTCGTCACCGTCACGGGGGACATCCATGTGCTGCGCCGCGAGCACTTCCTGAAAATGAAGGATGGAGCGATCGTGGCGAACTCCGGCCACTTCAATGTCGAGATCGACATCGAGGCGCTCGAGAAGCTCGCCTCGTCGCGGCGCGACGTGCGCCCGTTCGTCGAGGAGTTCGTGATCGACGGCGGAAAGCGGATCCATCTTCTGGGCGAGGGGCGCCTGATCAACCTCGCCGCGGCGGAGGGGCATCCGGCGAACGTCATGGACATGAGCTTCGCCAACCAGGCCCTCTGCACCGAGCACATCGTGAAGAGGGCGGGATCTCTGGAGCGGCGCGTTTACGGCGTTCCCCAGGAAATCGACGCGGAGATCGCCAGCCTGAAGCTCGCTTGCCTGGACGTCGCGATCGATACGCTCACGGAGGAGCAGCAGATCTACCTCAAGTCCTGGGATCAGGGGACATAGGCGCGGATGAGCGCGCATCGATCGAGCGTCAGCCCGGCTCCTCTGCAGGGGATCCTTCTCCTGCTCCTGGCGACGCTCATCGGTCTCGCGCTGGCGACCCGCGACGCCATCCGTCCCGCGTGCGGGCCCCTTGTCGACTGGCTTGCCGATCTCCTCGGCCGGCGCCTGGGGCCGATCCTGAGCTGGGGGCTCTGGGCGCTCCTGCCGCCGCTGGCCCTGCTCTGGATCCTCGGGCGGCGCAAGAGAGGGCTGTTGCGCCTGGCCGTGTTGACCCTGCCCCTGCTCCTCGTCCTCTCCGCCGTGCTCTCTCCGATCGAATCTCTCGGCGGGACGGTCGGCCGATGGATCCTCGGCCGCCTGCAGGTGATCCTGGGGCCCTGGGGCTCGTGGATCTCCCTCGCCGCGCTCGCCCTCATCTCTGTCTGGCTCGTCTGGCGCTTCGTTCTCCCCGAGGGATTGCGCGAGCGGATCGGCGCTTCCATGGAGCGCGCGAACGCTCCGGCGAAGGAGTCGAAGCGGACCGCGCAGACTTCTTCCTCGCGGAAGGCCTCGGGCCGGGCATCTCCGGCGGAAGCCCGATTGGCGAACAATCGGGACGACGAGAGCGGGGAGGCTCCGGACGAGGAGGAGAAGGTCGAGGATGACGCCCGCGCGGCCCCGCAGGCGGCGCCATCGATCCCCGAGCCGCAGATCCGTGCCAGGCGGATGACTCCCTCGAGGCCACAGGCGATCCGGCCGGCGGAGAACGCGGCCGCGCGCCAGCTGCCCGACGCCTCGCTGCTGGAGGAGCTGGAGGGGACGAGGGCCGCCATCGATCGCGAGGAGATTCTCGACACCTCTCGGCTTCTCGTGCGGACTCTCATGGACTTCGGCGTCGCCGGGAAGGTGGGCGAGGTCCACCCCGGCCCCGTGGTCACCCGCTACGAGTTCGAGCCCGGCACGGGAGTCCGCGTGAGCCAGATCGTCTCTCGAGTCGATGATCTCGCCCTCGCGCTGCGCGCAAAGCGGATTCGCTTGGTCGCCCCGATCCCGGGCAAGGCCGCGGTGGGGATCGAGGTTCCCAACCGTCGGCCGGCCATGATCTCCCTCAAGGAGATCCTCGACTCGGAGGAGTTCCGGAGCCAGGACGGCGCTCTCGTGCTCGCCCTTGGAAGAGAGATCTCCGGCGCCCCCGTCTTCGCCCGTCTCGATGCGATGCCCCATCTTCTCGTCGCCGGCACAACGGGGTCGGGAAAGAGCGTCTGCCTGAACGGCTTCCTCCTCTCTCTCCTGTTCCGCCGGACTCCGGAGGAACTTCGATTGCTGCTCATAGATCCCAAGAGGATCGAGCTGACTCCATATGACGGGATCCCGTCGCTCCTATGCCCCGTCGTCACGGAGCCGAGGCACGCTACGCGCATGCTGGAGTGGCTCTGCGGAGAGATGGACCGCCGCTACCGCCTGTTCCGGCAGCTTGCCGTCCGGAATGTCGAAGGCTACCGGAAGCGAGCCGCGTCAGCGGGAGAGGATGCGGAGCCGCTGCCCTACAT contains:
- a CDS encoding adenosylhomocysteinase, whose amino-acid sequence is MALCDIRDRGLAPHGKNRILWADRQMPVLERIRERFGKEKPLAGHTLAACLHVTAETANLCRTLKAGGARVLVCASNPLSTQDDVSASMVEDFGIEVFAIKGEDHETYYAHIHAVLDPGPDLTMDDGADLVSTLHSKRTDLVAKVIGGTEETTTGVIRLRSMERDGVLRYPIVAVNDAKTKHLFDNRYGTGQSTIDGVLRCTNMLMAGSTVVVAGYGQCGRGVAMRARGMGASIIVTEVDPLRALEATMDGYRVLPMDAAAPLGDLFVTVTGDIHVLRREHFLKMKDGAIVANSGHFNVEIDIEALEKLASSRRDVRPFVEEFVIDGGKRIHLLGEGRLINLAAAEGHPANVMDMSFANQALCTEHIVKRAGSLERRVYGVPQEIDAEIASLKLACLDVAIDTLTEEQQIYLKSWDQGT
- a CDS encoding DNA translocase FtsK encodes the protein MSAHRSSVSPAPLQGILLLLLATLIGLALATRDAIRPACGPLVDWLADLLGRRLGPILSWGLWALLPPLALLWILGRRKRGLLRLAVLTLPLLLVLSAVLSPIESLGGTVGRWILGRLQVILGPWGSWISLAALALISVWLVWRFVLPEGLRERIGASMERANAPAKESKRTAQTSSSRKASGRASPAEARLANNRDDESGEAPDEEEKVEDDARAAPQAAPSIPEPQIRARRMTPSRPQAIRPAENAAARQLPDASLLEELEGTRAAIDREEILDTSRLLVRTLMDFGVAGKVGEVHPGPVVTRYEFEPGTGVRVSQIVSRVDDLALALRAKRIRLVAPIPGKAAVGIEVPNRRPAMISLKEILDSEEFRSQDGALVLALGREISGAPVFARLDAMPHLLVAGTTGSGKSVCLNGFLLSLLFRRTPEELRLLLIDPKRIELTPYDGIPSLLCPVVTEPRHATRMLEWLCGEMDRRYRLFRQLAVRNVEGYRKRAASAGEDAEPLPYIVVVVDELADLMLTQGIEIEGPISRLAHMARAVGIHMILATQRPSVDVLTGVIKANFPARIAFQVASRIDSRTILDAGGAEFLLGRGDMLFVPPGKAEAFRVHGAYCTEGDGERVANFLRAQPQ
- a CDS encoding methionine adenosyltransferase codes for the protein MNHTRLMTSESVSAGHPDKVADQISDAILDSLLEQDPDCRVACECLVTTGLALISGEITTTGYVEIPKIVRDTIHDIGYSDPSYGFDWETCAVLTSIDEQSKDIAQGVAREGADRMEQGAGDQGIMFGYASNETPELMPLPILLAHKICARLGECRSSGQIPFLGPDGKCQVTIEYGEDGRPIRVHTVVLSAQHKESTPIDEVRARLKQEVILPALPGNLADPEKIIFHINPTGRFVRGGPWADTGLTGRKIVVDTYGGLAPHGGGSFSGKDPSKVDRSATYAARWVAKNLVAAGLADRLLLQLAYAIGVAKPVSIHVEAYGTEKVAVPVIRRVIDEVFDLRPRAIIDGLNLLRPIYKRTATYGHFGRENEGFPWEEATRVEEIRRAVSRIKE